ACACATGGGAATCATATCCAACAAGCACTCCTAAAAAATGTTTCAACTAGATATGCCCAAGGTACACTTATCCACATGGCATATCCACATGTCCACATGGAGTCCTAACAAAGCTAAAGTCTCAACATTAATgttcttatgaaaaaaaaaaagtctcaacATTTATGTAATCTTCAAGTCCACAAGGTAACATGTTAACGGTCCTTACAACGACTCATaactgaaaattcaaaacattCCAGCATAGTAAATGACAACCAATCCCCAATCAGGTCCATATTTCgtttccctttcttttccaGTACATCCACTAAACACCAAAGCAAAAGCACTCAAAGAAGACCCCAAGTCATCTAAAAAATTCTTCGAACCCGTAAACCAAAACCCTGAAAATGACACTTACCCAAAAACCCAGATCACATATAAGCTTCCACAGACCAAAACCCACAATTCTGCAAATATCCCAAAAAGCAGTTCACTTGTTTACAGACCATTTTCTCAAATAACCCAAACCCATAATGCTTTggtcaaaataaaaatcccagTAAACACCCACATGACCAAATTCAAATACCGAaacccaaattaaaaaaaaaaaaatgaagatcccaagaaaataataactaattGAGGGAAAATTACCGGAATGTATTTGAATTTACGACGAGGCGGTTCCTCCGGAGCAGCCGCTGCGTCATCCTTGCCGGGATTCCTGTCACCGTTACTGTTATTGCCGTTGTTGCTCTGAGTGATTGGGGTCCACTTGTAAAGCAGTAGATGGGAACCGTTATTACCGTTGGTCGTGCCGTTgcttttgttgttttggttgTGAATCTGGTGAGAGTGATTggtagtggtggtggtgttgTTAGAGGCAGCACTAGTAGATGGCGCTACGTGGACCCACTTCTTCTTCCACTTCCTCACTGCCCCATTGAACACCGTGGCCGGTCCGTACCGAGTCGAGGAGCGCCCCAGTCGGGCCCCCACCCCCTCCATGATTCGCTGATCTGAATCGGTTCCAACAGGGCGTCCGATCCCCTTGACAGACcgcaaaaattaataaatctctttttctctctcttttccctttatttttcttttctattacTCTGTCTGAAATGGATGTATTTCTAAGTTTGGCTGAGATTTGGTAGCCAAATACGGCTTGACTAATTTGAAACTATCAGGACCATTCAAATGTGGACTCTTTTTCTGAATTCGGCGACTATGGCTTTTATTACGATACCTCGTGTACTGCAGCCCTATCTTATATATCTGCTGAGTATATGTTTAGACATTGAGAtcagttaaatatattttatagattttatgaatttaatttttttagattgaaatgtaagaaatatattaaaataaatttaatttttttataaaaaattaaaaaaaataataaatttcctcaataattattttgaaatgagttgaatttggTTTaacttagaataaaaaataaaaagataaaaataaaaagtgttgtAGTGTATaacaattgaataaaatttttcttattataaagtTTTGTTATATATGAGACAGTGTATTAACACACGAGTTATAGTAgactcattataattttaaaaataaattttatatggaAGTCTTACACTACATACTTTTacttaatcaatatatattttatcatttctgtCTTTCTATCTAATTGCtaaaatatgtgtgtttaaaaaagacaaattatATATTGGTTAGGTGGAGCTATATAACGTAAGGTTTTTTTATAGcatttctcaattttaaaaagagtcaTGTTAATATATTTCCTAATTTATACCATTCACTTTAGTCCCTTTATATATGTGCCATATGccttattgaaaaaattaaaagcacaaacataaaaatgtaaatagaatATAAGGTTTTagtatttctatttttgtattctcggacacaatatttattttgaatatatattttaaatttatttaataaattacgtGACATCACGTTGTAATACTATTTTAATGGAGCAAAAAGAGTGGTATATATAAATGAggaaacataataatattatttttaaaaaataaaataccaagcgTAATCGATGCgaaaatttcaacatcatcGATATACTGTGCATTGAAAATAAGGTTTATAAAATTAGACAATGATTGGTAGtgataaataatttcaaaaaaaaatttgagaattagGTATACGATTTCTTTGATTCTCGATTCAAACTTCTTTTGAGCATAAGAGCATTTTTGCTTTATAAgaaaattcatctcatcattttacgttagttttaattatataaaatataatttacattaaaatttcaaaaaaaaataattacaaaacaagattactttttattttaaattttgttatctCCAATCAATACAGCACATTTAACTAACTTTAAcagttaataaaaatatttgatcaCTATTGTTCATCAGTTTAGATATTTTCGTCTTCAATTGTATTCATTAACGTGTCACGCTTTAATTGACTAAccataaaatttttttcaataaaataattaaaatataacaaataaactTGTGTGCCTAGAAtcataaaaactgaaaaacagaacaataatttctaaaaaaatatatttcaaaaactcttctcttcaaacatatttttattaggAACTCCTACTTTCacaaatcccataaaatatacTTCCTAAAACTTTCTTATATCAAACGGTTTCTACAAGGAATTCACCACTTttacaaaacattaaaaaaaaaaaaaaaaaaaactcactacaagaaatcaagcAAATATCCCTAATAATCGATAAATTTGGTCATTTTTGacgatttttaaatcgctgcACTTTCAATGAAATAAAAGCTTCGCTTCTtatcaatttcagtgatcagCAAAACTCGTCGATAAAAATTGCTTTTTTCGACAATTTTTAATCGTCGCAAATGCATAAAAACTCATCGAAAATAGTATGATCCATTTACCACTAAATAGttgagaaaagtaaaaaataatgaaaaatttcttcacaaatacttaataaatcgccgcaaatgactATATCTTTTTTTCCAGCGATTATGAATTATCATCGCCATTATATACTACCAACGGGTTATTTTCGTCGAAATAGAGCTTTTTCGACAATCACAAATAGCTGCAAATAAGTTTAATGgacgaaaaaaatatttttgttgaattttactCGCCGAAAaaggtttttcacaaaataaaaagaaatgcaaaaaaaagaatacaaaaaaaaatataatacatatcCAAGTTTTGCAGGCTTCATAATTTTACCCTGCATTATGGAGTgcactaatattctttttacatactaaaaaaagatccaaaattATGAGCtactaataatttttctattgcaACTATTAACAATCATCATTTTCAAtttgatgatatgcttatttgGATCTGTTCAACCAATATTAGTAGAGGGATGGCTATTCACAGGTTTCCTCTTCCCCCACCTACACATACTACATCTTCTTTCAGCACCCAAGAAACTTCGTTTTGAAGTAAGTAAAGAATTGTATATTTCAAtgtttttataactataatcagTTGTACAATGTAGATAATAAAACTCAAAACCAATCACAGGTCTTGAGGCATAATATATACTTTCCCTCTGGTAATAAAGATTGTATTTGATTGCAAAACTTAgtgagaatgaaaaagaaagcatTATTCAAATGTATGGACAAAAGGGGCTTCATTAAAATAGACAAAGACAACTATGACATAATACAATGATAGCTAAGCTAGTACCAGCGCCAATACTTAACAATTTTGAACTTGAATAAAGCATAAAACATAGAAGGCATTGTAGGTTATTTAAAGGAGACTTTGCAGTTATCCTGGATTGCACTAATTTTGAATGGGTGACACTTTAGAACTTCAAAAATAGTCGAAGGAGACAAATACAAGCAACACTTTTTGAGTCTGGAACGGAGGGCCTAGATTCCGCGGAAGGAGAACCAAGTGGCCAACGAGGTTGCTACGGTATGGAATCTCGAGCTCATAAATCGCCATGTGCAATGTCACTCGTATTGACATTTATCTTTCTGTTTATCATAATAGTAACTGCTAACAACCGGCCATTTTATAAATTGGCTGCTGCTATATGCAACAAGACACCTATATATTATAGGTTGGACTGGAAGGCCTTGAAAGGATTTGTTTATCTTTTCCCTAGTTATATGGCGAGGAgcaatgtaatattatttttattttattaaataaataaccgtaatttttcaatacaatagtattatttgatataaaattaaactgataccttttttttctttaatagaaACACAAGAATAAGTTAAATTGGATGAGTTAATCGAAAATGTAATAGAGTTGGAGATTAACAAGGGCAAGGAAGACTCTCCACTTCCTccttcaaattctaaatttgtttatatctatgtttttattatatttgagattgtaacattaatatgtttaaaatgtgtatttttttattatatttgagatgtaattttaatattattacaatgtatgtggatcatatttgtgtgtttatcatatttagtACTATTGGAATTTTaatgttggtatttttattgtttggattgtaattttagacttgtagttggttttttattttttatatatattatttatattttaatatttatataaaatcaatcagttCAAACAGGTCACTAACGGGTCtattcaacccattaacgtaaacagGTTGAAATGGGTCatatcgtgtcaatttattttgtattcacTAACGAGTCGGGTCTGGTCAACCTGTTATCTGAATGGACCGtgttaaaatctcaaattttaacACGAAATTCTTAACAGGTTGTGTTCGTATTGACCCATTAAGTATAATGTACATGTTTTGACATGACACGAACAcaacccgttaacacgatttgtcACCCCTACTTTTACATAGAGAAACCTCATCATTTGAGTACTCTAATGGTTGTCTGATCACTTGATGTGAAAAAAAGATCAATTTCGCCCTcgagaagatgatgaagaaattaTCGGTTTTGAAGTATCATATCTAAGTGCAATTAGTGTTATGATATCTTACAATTTGCACACAACCAAAAACTGCATTCTCAGTTAACTTAGATATAGTTTTGCACCAACTCAAAGGCAAATGGAATGTAGTAAAACATATTCTACATTACATTCGTGGAATGATTGACATGTGATTGTTTAATCCAAAACGATCAAATCTTCAATTAGTTGGTTATACAAACTCGGATTACCTTTCCAATCAGCATAAAGGAAGATCACAAATAGgagtgtcaaatcgtgttaacgggtcgtgttcgtgtcgtgtcaaggtatgtacattacacttaatgggtcaacacgaacacgacccgttaagaatttcatgtcaaaattccAAACCCGAATACGACATGGTAAGATAacaggttgacacgacacgacacgttccgtttcaacccgtttacattAATGAGTTGAATATACACGATACGatacgacacgacccgtttgacttaattaattttatataaatatataaatataaataatatctataaaaaataaaaaactaactacaagtctaaaattacaatccaaacaaatatgactcacacaatttgtaataatattcattattaaaattatgtcctaaatataataaacaaaacatacaatgtaaatatattaatgttataatcccaaatataataaaaaataaaaaatatagatctaaacaaatttaggacttgaagaaggaagtggagcgtccttgccctttaggtctaagggtataaaggtaaatttaattttcttaacaggTTATAATgagttgacccgttagtgacccgttaagcaatcgtgtatTAACGAGTCAACCCATTTTGATCCGAAtccgttaaggctaaaccctaacccgcttttatcgtgtcatgttcgtattgggttaacgggtcgtgtcacatattgtcatccCTAATCACAAACATGATACATGTTCCTGTTCACTTGAGGAGGTACATCTATTTCATGGAGATCTATTAAGCAATCATTAGTTGCTACTTCTTCAAACCATTCAGAGATTAATGCAATGCATGAAGCAAGCAAATAATGTATTTGGTTGAGATCAGTAATTCAATACATTCAAGATAAGTGTGAATTATCCACAAATCAAAAGAGATGCTATATTAAAAGTGATAGAACCATgtatatttcaccaaaattattttacacaCAAGCTCCAAAAGAATGGTAATATTGATGTCAAGCAAATACAATCATGTAAAAATTTAGCAGATTTATTCACTAAAATATTACCAACTGAAACATTTAAAAAGTTGGTATACAATATTGGAATACAtaaactcaaaaatcttttttgtAAACAATAAAACTCTATATACTTTCTGAGGGGGAGAAAATGATCATACAGATTGTACATTTTTTCTTTCGCTCAGGTTTTTCCTAATGAGTTTTCATTTGCAAATTTTTAACGAGGCAATCTTAAAGCATTACAAGGTATACAAGAATAttgtactattttttctttgccATTGATTTTTCTTCCCATCAAGTTTTTCCTTGGTAGGGTTTTAACGAGACACGTACTTTTGTGTATGGTCTTCCAATGAAGAGTGTTGTAAATATATGAATGTAGTAAAATACATTTCACGTATTTAATGGATAACCATTAGAATTCTAAGCCATTCATGTATTCCTATTTTCAATGTTCATATATCATTTTGATTCATGTGTTGTCATTTCCTAAATTTATGTATCTATTTAATGTAATGTATCctctcatatttataaaaaggaaTCTTGAGGATGATTGTTGTAGACAGACAACAAGAAAGTTGAGGAAAATAATATTGAGTTCCTGAAAAACtaatttcatatattgtaatcCTATCATTCTCTTGTtacttttctttgattttacaacaaaattaaatgattaaaaattatttatttataaattaatcatatatgataataaaaaaattataaataaaattttttatattaaaatagtctgAATGTTACccattcatatttataaataaagataatatatatacatatttatttattgaatgagaTTATTATATCGTCTCACTCTTATTGTTAGGCATActgtttagtaattttttttatatatatttttaatatatttaaatatttttaaaaaataaaaaaaatatatcaatacaattaaaatcattaacttaatcactaaataaaaaaaaaaatggccgcGGTACATTT
This genomic interval from Juglans regia cultivar Chandler chromosome 3, Walnut 2.0, whole genome shotgun sequence contains the following:
- the LOC108984677 gene encoding uncharacterized protein DDB_G0285917-like; this encodes MEGVGARLGRSSTRYGPATVFNGAVRKWKKKWVHVAPSTSAASNNTTTTTNHSHQIHNQNNKSNGTTNGNNGSHLLLYKWTPITQSNNGNNSNGDRNPGKDDAAAAPEEPPRRKFKYIPIAVLEEQKNEDAENEAAEKVDDDSKSIDTESTPRGDILDEKPDINDLPEESQENNQVVCQDLNESTLDLSLGLKGHDDDHEPDSKLIR